GAAGGAGCTGGAAAAACTTCGCCAGGAAATAGACCAGCTGGATCGCCGGCTGCTCGAGCTCCTTCACCGGCGTTTCGAGTTGGCTAAGGCCATCGGCGAGATCAAGCGCCGGGAAGGACAGGGGCCCCTCGATCTCTCCCGGGAAAGGGAGGTGGTGCGCAAGCTCCTGGACCTCAACCGCGGGGCCTTTCCCGAGGACTCCCTGCGGGCGGTGGTGCTGGAGATCATCAACGCCTGCCGCCAGGCCCAGGAGCCTACCCGGGTGGCCTATCTGGGGCCTGAGGCCACCTTCAGCCACATGGCTGCCCTAGAGTTTTTCGGACACAGTACGGAATATGTCCCCCTAGAGTCGGTTCTCGACGTCTTCGAGGAGGTGGAAAGCGAACGGGCCCGTTTTGGAGTGGTCCCGGTGGAAAACTCCATCGAGGGCACGGTCTCCATCACCCTGGATGCCGTCTCTCAGTACCGGGTCAAGGTCTGCGGGGAGGTCTATGTGCCCATCAGCCACCACCTCCTCAATCAGACCGGCCGCAAGGAGGATATCCGCAAGGTCCTTTCCCATCCTCACGCCCTGGCCCAGTGTCGGCGGTGGCTGCGCAAGAATCTGCCCTCGGTGGCCGTGGAGGAGGTGGCCTCCACGGCGCTGGCCGCCCGCTGGGCGGCGGTGGACCCTTCGGTGGCGGCGGTGGCCAGCCCGCTGGCGGCCCGCACCTATCACCTCCAGGTGGTGGCCAAACACATCGAAGACTACCGGGGCAACGTGACCCGCTTCTGGGTCATCGGTAAGGAGACCCCTTCGCCCAGCGGCAGGGACAAGACCTCGCTTTTTTTCAGCGTCTCGGACCGCCCCGGAGCCCTCTATGCCGTCCTGCGGGCCTTTGCCGAACGCCGCATCAACCTCACCAAGATCGAAAGCCGTCCGGCCAAAAGTGAACCCTGGCGCTATCTCTTTTTTCTGGACTGTGAAGGGCATGTGGAGGATCCCGGCCTTTCCGAATGCCTGGAGGAGGTGCGGCGGCATTGTCTGCATCTGGAATGGCTTGGGTCCTATC
This portion of the Thermosulfurimonas marina genome encodes:
- the pheA gene encoding prephenate dehydratase; translation: MKELEKLRQEIDQLDRRLLELLHRRFELAKAIGEIKRREGQGPLDLSREREVVRKLLDLNRGAFPEDSLRAVVLEIINACRQAQEPTRVAYLGPEATFSHMAALEFFGHSTEYVPLESVLDVFEEVESERARFGVVPVENSIEGTVSITLDAVSQYRVKVCGEVYVPISHHLLNQTGRKEDIRKVLSHPHALAQCRRWLRKNLPSVAVEEVASTALAARWAAVDPSVAAVASPLAARTYHLQVVAKHIEDYRGNVTRFWVIGKETPSPSGRDKTSLFFSVSDRPGALYAVLRAFAERRINLTKIESRPAKSEPWRYLFFLDCEGHVEDPGLSECLEEVRRHCLHLEWLGSYPRGDL